The following nucleotide sequence is from Candidatus Hydrogenedentota bacterium.
TCAGCCACGACCTCTTCGCCCTCGCCGTCTGCTGGAGCACTGCCCTGGTCGTCCTGTGGCTATTCAGGAACCTGCAACGCACCGCAGAAGTCCAGACCCTGCCCGCTGGCGCCGAAGCATGAAAACGATACGGGCCCTCGCTTTCCCTATTCCTTCACGCCCTGGAATCGCCGCCAGACACCTCAGTGTCCTGTGTGCAGTGTTTATCGTTGTCGCCAATAATGGCGCCCTCTTCAAAGCCCTTAACGAGCGCCTGCAGATGGCCTCGCTGCAGGGTGGTGCATTGGTTGCGAGCATCTATCTGTTGCTCATCACCGTGTGGTGTCTTGTCTTCTTCATCGCGGGACACCCCTGGACGCTGAAGCCCTTGTTGATTGGCTTCATCTGGCTCTCGGCCACGCTGGGCTATTTCAGCCAGCAACTCGGCATCGTTTTTGATGTGGACATGATCCGCAACATGGCGGAAACTATCCGCGACAACAATCGGCAGGAAGCCTTCGAACTGATATCACCCGCTCTCGCCCTCCATCTGACCCTCTTCGGACTCCTCCCCTCCCTGCTGGTGATGTGGGTTCAGCCCGCATACGACAGGCCCCTTCGTGAGCTGGGCTGGCGACTGGCCTGCGGGGTCGCGCTCCTTGCCGTGGTCGGCGTGACCGTATGGAGCAACTATAAGTTCACCAGCTTCTTCGTCCGCGAGAACCGCGAGATACGCGTCTACACGATCCCCACCTATCCTATCTTCGCCCTGGAGAAGTACGCCCGGGACTTTTCCAAGGGGAAAAAGATCGAATTCAAGGAACTTGGGCAGGATGCTGCGCGGCACAAGACAGGGGAGCGGCGGGTGATCGGCATCATGGTGGTGGGCGAAACGGCCCGCGCGGACCATCTCTCGCTCAACGGTTACGGACGAAGGACCAATCCGCTTCTGGAATCCGAAAGGCTGGTGAATTTCACCCACGTGACTTCGGCGGGAACCTCCACCGCCTACTCGGTGCCCGCCATGTTTTCTTTTCTTGCCCCCAAGCAGTTTACGCCGGAGAAGGCGGGGGCCCAGAGCAACGTGTTGGACGTGCTTGAGCAAGCGGGGGTAAACGTCGTCTGGATCGAAAATAACTCCAGCTCAAAGGGCGTGGCCAATCGAATCAAAACGATTGACCTGCGTAAGAATCCCGATCCCGCCGCGCCGCTGTACAGCGACGGCGGGTACTTCGACGAGGCGCTGGTTACCTATCTCGATGGGTGCCTCGACAATACACCGGGCGACGTGCTGATTGTGATGCATACCATGGGCAGTCACGGGCCAACCTACCACAAACGCTACCCCCCATCATTCGCCCAGTTCACACCGGATTGCCAGGGTAACTCTCCGCAGGAGTGTGAGGAGGACCAAGTAATCAACGCCTATGACAACACCATCCTGTATACGGACTTCGTGCTGGAAGGATTGATTGATTATCTCAAAGGGCAGGCGGGGGACTGTGATACATTTCTGCTCTACGCATCCGATCACGGCGAGTCTCTGGGGGAAGAAGGGATTTATCTCCACGGCCTGCCACCCTTCCTGGCGCCGGAGGCCCAGACCCACGTTCCCATGTTGGCCTGGCTTTCAGACAGCTTTGCAACGAGCCATGGCCTGGCGGCACCTGCGGCCGGGGCCACGATCGACACGCCCCTCTCCCATGCGAACCTGCCCCA
It contains:
- a CDS encoding phosphoethanolamine--lipid A transferase; protein product: MKTIRALAFPIPSRPGIAARHLSVLCAVFIVVANNGALFKALNERLQMASLQGGALVASIYLLLITVWCLVFFIAGHPWTLKPLLIGFIWLSATLGYFSQQLGIVFDVDMIRNMAETIRDNNRQEAFELISPALALHLTLFGLLPSLLVMWVQPAYDRPLRELGWRLACGVALLAVVGVTVWSNYKFTSFFVRENREIRVYTIPTYPIFALEKYARDFSKGKKIEFKELGQDAARHKTGERRVIGIMVVGETARADHLSLNGYGRRTNPLLESERLVNFTHVTSAGTSTAYSVPAMFSFLAPKQFTPEKAGAQSNVLDVLEQAGVNVVWIENNSSSKGVANRIKTIDLRKNPDPAAPLYSDGGYFDEALVTYLDGCLDNTPGDVLIVMHTMGSHGPTYHKRYPPSFAQFTPDCQGNSPQECEEDQVINAYDNTILYTDFVLEGLIDYLKGQAGDCDTFLLYASDHGESLGEEGIYLHGLPPFLAPEAQTHVPMLAWLSDSFATSHGLAAPAAGATIDTPLSHANLPHTLLGLLDVSTELYRKDLDLLTVVRDAEAAG